The segment CGTCTTTCGGATTGAAAGTAATCGCAGTCCAGAAGTAGCAGAAGAAGTAGATCATCACGATGTAGCAGAGGTTGTAGATGAACGACGACCCCTGACCGAAGCTGCGGGCCAATTCATCGTAAACCGAGTTCCCCGTCCAGCTCGCGAGAGCCTGGAAGATGATCTGCGGGAACATGAGCAAGCTGCTCGCGAAAATGATCGGCATGACGCCCGCCTGATTGATGCGGAGCGGCAGGAACTGCTTCGTACCCCCGTAGACCTTGCGGCCGCGGACGTGCTTGGCGCTTTGGGTCGGAATCTTGCGCTGAGCCTGGGTGATGAAGACCACCCCGGCGACGACCAGCACGAAGAGGACCACCAAGGTGATGATCGTTTCCAGACCGTACTCGCCCGGCGAGAAGTTGGTCAACTGGAAGGTGGAGTTTTCCAACAGGTCGAGGCCCGCCATCGGCATCTGGGCGACGATACCGGCCATGATCAACAAGCTGATGCCGTTGCCGATGCCGTACTCGTCGATCTGTTCGCCCAGCCACATCAGGAAGATCGTACCGCTGGTCATGATCATGACCGCGACGAACTGCCAGCCGAGCGTTAATGTTGGATTGTCAGCACTTACCCAGAAGGCGGAATTCACGATCGTCTCGCCGTCAGCGCCGGGTAATAACATCATCCGGACGTAGACGAAGCTCTGGATCAAACAGAGAACGACGGTCGCGTACCGGGTATATTCATTGATCTTCTTGCGGCCGGTCTCCCCTTCCTTCTGCAGGTCCTCGATCGGCTTGTAGACCGTACCGAGCAGCTGGAAGATAATCGACGCCGAAATGTACGGCATGATCCCCAGACCGAAGATCGTCATCTGTTGCAGGCTGCTAGCGCTGAAGACCGACACCTGTTGCAGGAACTGCGAGAAGGTGTCGTTCTGTTCTGCCGATTGACGGGCGATCGCATCGGCGTCGACCATCGGCAGCGTGATCTGCCAGCCGACGCGATAGATGGCTAGCAGAAACAGGGTGAGCAGAATCCGCTTACGCAGTTCCGGAACGGTGAATATGACGCGGATCTTTTCCCACATGGTTCCGTATCCAAATCGACGGAACCATGTTCGGCAAAATTCGCTTTCCGCCGTAGTTCCGTGCGAGGCAGTTGCAATGAAAGACAGCAGTATAGATCACCGACTACGGTCGGCGATAGATTACTTCTTCGCTTCGCGAGCCGCTTTCTTCTTTTCTTCCACAGGCGTTTTGCCCGGGATGATCACGCACGAGCCGCCAGCGGCTTCGATCTTTTGTTTGGCCGATTCGCTGAAGCGGTGAGCCGAAACGGTCAGCTTCTTCGTCAGGTCGCCGGTTCCCAGCACCTTCAGTTCGTCATAGCGACGCTTGGCCAGCCCCTTAGCACGCAGAGTGTCCGGGGTGACTTCTTCACCAGCGGCGAACTCACGTTCCAGGTCGGCGACATTGATCGCGACGACGGTCGGAGCGAACTGGTTGAAGAAACCTCGCTTCGGAACCCGACGAACCAGCGGCATGGTACCGCCCTGGAAGATCGGATTGCGCGAGTAACCGGCACGGCTCTTGGCGCCCTTGTGACCGCGACCCGAGGTCTTACCGTGGCCCGAACCAGGTCCGCGACCAATACGCTTGCGTTTGCGGTTCTTTTGGACACCGCTGTGAACTTCGTTGAAATCCATTAGAGGGCGACTCCTCGCAGGCGTTGAATGTCATCTCGAGTGCGCAACTGCTTCAGACCTTCGATCGTGGCTTTCACCAGAATGACCGGGTTGGTCGAGCCGAAGCTCTTCGTCAATACGTCATGGATGCCGACCGCTTCGCAGACGGCGCGGACGGAAGCGCCCGCGATGATCCCGGTACCCGGACGAGCCGGAACCAAGACCACTTTACCGGCGCCGTAGCGCCCAACCACTTTGTGCGGAATCGAGCCGTTGACGACGTTGACCGTCGACAGCGAACGTTCGGCTTGCTTAACGGCCTTTTCGACGCTCGGCGGAACTTCGTTCGCCTTGCCGTAGCCGCAGCCGACTTTGCCTTTGCCGTCGCCGCAGACGACCATGGCGGCGAAGCTGAAGCGGCGACCGCCCTTAACCACAGCGGCGCAACGCTTGATCTTCACGACCTTTTCCACAAAAGCGCTTTGGCGGGCGTTTTGCTTCTCTCCGCGTTGTCGATTTTCTTTCGCCACGATTGGCTCCTTTTCGCCCCGACGATGCTGGTCAGGGAGTCGATCAATATTCTTGTGGTTTAGAACTGCAGGCCAGCTTCACGCGCGGCGTCGGCCAGCGCGGCCAAGCGGCCGATGTATCGATAATGTCCGCGATCAAAGCAGACCTGGGTGATGCCCGCAGCGGCCGCTTTGCCGGCGATCGCCTTGCCGACCGAAGCGGCGGCGTCGCAGTTGCCGCCGGCGACGTCGCTACGCAGATCCTTGTCGCGGGTCGAGGCCGAAGCCAGGGTCACGCCCCGTTCGTCGTCGATCAGCTGGCAATAGATGTTCGCGTTGGCGCGGAACACCGTCAGACGGGGACGCTCAGCCGTACCACGAACCTTTTTGCGGTTATGGCGGCGACGACGAAGACGTTGCTTGTTGATAAACTTTTCGTGATTCACGTTACGCTACTCTCCTCGCTGGGCTCCGCTTCAGCAGCGGCCATACGATCATAAACGCGTTAATTACTTGGATGCGGCCTTACCAGGCTTCAACTTGATCTGTTCGCCTTGGTAGCGAACGCCCTTGCCCTTATACGGCTCCGGCTTACGTGCCGAGCGGCATTCGGCGGCGAACTGACCAACGCGCTGCTTGTCGATCCCCTTGATCACCACGTGGGTTTGATCCGGGCAGCTGACGGCAAGGTCCGACGGAATCTTCTTGTGGATTTCGTTGGCATAGCCGACGCGCATTTGGAGGACGTCGCCCGCGATCGCCGCGAGGTAACCGACCCCGACGATTTCGAGACGCTTCTCGTAACCTTTCGAGACCCCTTCCAGCATGTTGGAAACCAGGGCGCGGGTGAGGCCGTGGAAGGCCTTGGCGTCGCGCGAATCGCCTTCAGCGGCGACGACAACTTCGTTGGCGTCGGAGTTGACGGTAACGGACACTTCGGGGCGATGCTCATAGGAGAGCTTGCCCAAAGGACCTTCAACGTTGATTACGCGGTCAGCAACCGAGACGGTTACTTTCTCCGGAATCGCAACGGGTTTTTTGCCGAGTCGTGACATCGGAAGGATAATCCTGTTTCGTCAGTGGGCTCCCCAACACTACGTGGGAGCCCGATCTGTTTTGGAGCGTGTACCGGGTAGCGAATCGCTTACCAAACTTCACACAATACTTCGCCGCCGACGTTCTTTTGTCGGGCTTCGCGATCGCTAATAACGCCTTGGCTCGTGCTGATCACGCTGATGCCCAGGCCGTCCAGAACGGGAGCCAGGTCTCGGCCCTTGCTGTAAATACGGCGTCCCGGCTTGCTAACGCGACGGATCGATTGGATCACGCGTTCGCCGTTCGGGCCGTACTTCAACTCAAGCCGGATTTGGTTGGCCGGTTCGGCCTCAATCACTTCCCAGTCCCAGATGTAGCCTTCGCGCTTCAGCACGTCGGCGACGCCTTGTTTGACTTTGGAAGCGGGCATCTCGACATGCGGATGTTCCACGCGAACCGCGTTGCGGATGCGAGTTAGCATATCGGCGATCGGGTCAGTCATCATCGTCTACGGTTCCCCTTTACCAGCTCGCCTTGCGGAGTCCAGGAATCAAGCCGCGGTCGGCCAACTTGCGAATGCAAATACGGCAGACCCCAAACTTGCGATAGACGGCGCGCGGCCGGCCGCACAGATTGCAACGCCGTTCGCTGCGCGAGGAGAACTTCGGCTCCCGCTTCGCTTTCGCGATTTTGGATTTGCTCGCCACGGTACTATACCTGTGTGGATAAAAAGTATCTTGTTCGTTTCGAGAGCGTTACCGACGGACGGGCGCCTTCGACTTCTTCTTGACTTTACGCTTCGCGTCTTTCGAGAACGGAAGCCCCAGGAGCGTGAGCAGCTCCAGCGACTCGGCATCGTTCTTCGTCGAGCAGACGAAGGTGATGTCCATTCCCTGAGGACGCATGTACTTGTCCGGGTTCAATTCCGGGAACACCAGCTGTTCGCTGATGCCAAACGTGTAGTTGCCGTTGCCGTCAAAGCACTTCGGGCTGATGCCGCGGAAGTCGCGAACCTGCGGAAGCGCCAGGGAAACCAGGCGATCCAGGAATTCGTACATCCGCTGGCGACGCAAGGTCACCTTGCAACCGATCGGCATCCCTTCGCGGAGGCGAAAGTTCGCGATGCTTTTTCGAGCGCGGCAAACCAGCGGCTTTTGGCCGGTGAATTCGGCCATCGCCGAAACCGCCTCATCGACGTGCTTCTTTTCCGAGACGGCAGTACCGACGCCCATGTTGACGACGATCTTCTGCAGTCGCGGCAGCGACAGTCGATTGGTACGACCCAGCTTCTCGGCCAAGGCCGGCAGCACTTCGTTTTCGTACTTTTCTTGTAAACGGGGTTTCATCGTTTACTCTTTCCCTCCGCGGTTGCGGAGGCACATGTATCAGTGATGAAATTAACGATTTGGTTGGCAGCCTGAGCGACGAGTCGCTGAGACTACTTGCTCTTGCGGGCCGGAGCGATTTCGCCCTGGTCGGCGTTGCACTTCTTGCAAACGCGAACCTTCACGCCGCTATCGAGCAGTTTGGAGCCCAAACGGGTACGCTTGCCGCAAGCGCTGCAGACGTACATGACGTTCGACATCTGGATCGGAGCTTCGCGAAGCAAACGTCCGCCTTGCGGGTTACGCTGCGACGGCTTCACGTGCTTGTACATCTTGTTGACCCCTTCGACGACCACTTTGCCGGCCGAGGGAAGGACCTTCAAAACGCGACCTTGAACCACTTTGTCAGCGCCTTTGGCGGGGCGAGAGCGGTATTCGCCGGCGATGATCTCAACGCGATCATTCACTTTAATAAGCATTACAGCACCTCGTTGGCCAGGCTGACGATACGCATGAACTTCTTATCTCGCAATTCGCGAGCGACAGCGCCGAAGATACGGGTGCCGCGGGGGTTGCCGTCCTTGTCGACGATCACCACAGCGTTGCTGTCAAAACGGATGTAGCTGCCGTCAGCGCGACGCGTCGGCTTCTTGACGCGAACGATCACGGCACGCACGACCGCCTTCTTCTTAACGTCGGCGCCGGCAATCACTTCTTTGACCGAGCAAATGATGACGTCGCCCAGCCCGGCCGTTCGCTTACGCGTACCGCCCAGAACCTTGATGCACATCACTTCCTTGGCGCCAGTGTTGTCAGCGACAGAAAGTCTGGTTTCTTGTTGGATCATGACTGTTTCGTCCTACTACCCGCTATATCCGCGGGAGACTTGCCTTACGATTCGGTCGCCAAGTTTTCGGCAGCGTGTTCGCGAGCGGCCTTCAAGGCGGCGACGTCGACATCGCGGCTCTTTTCAATGATACGAACGAGCGCCCAACGCTTCGTCTTCGACAGCGGTCGGCTCTCGATAATCTCGACCATGTCGCCCAGTCCCGACTCGTTGTTCTCGTCGTGGACGTGGCAGACCATGCGGCGGGAGTAGTACTTACCGTACAGCGGGTGACGCAAACGACGAGTGATCTCGACGCGACGCGTCTTATCCATCTTGTCGCTGGTCACTTTCCCGACCAAAACTTTCTTGGGCATCGTATCTATTCCGAAGCTGAGTGGTTGACGAACCGAGAGTTAGCTCGCTGACGCAGCGGCACGCACTCGTTCGTTTTGAATCGTTTTAATGCGGGCGATCAGGCGGCGACGACGACGGAGCTCGGTCGGAGCGTCGAGTCGTTCGGTCTGAGCCTGCATCTTCAAGCGGAAGATCGACTCGGCCGCGTCCTTCAAGGTCGCGACCAGTTGGTCATCGCTCATTTCCCGCAGTTCGTTCGCGTTCATCGTTAAATCTCTGACGTTAGCTGGAGCTTAATTACGCCTCGGCGGCGGTCAGCAGGTCAGGACGCTTCCGAACGAAGCGGCAACGGACCGGCATCTTGTGAGCCACGCGAGCCAGGCAAATACGAGCCTGCTCTTCAGTCACGCCCGACAATTCGTAAAGAATCGTGCCGGGCTTCACGACGGCAGCCCAGTAATCGACTTCGCCCTTCCCCTTACCCATACGGGTTTCGAGCGGACGAGACGTTACCGACTTCTGCGGAAAAATCCGAATAAACAAGCGACCGATACCACGGACATACTGTTGAGCGGCAATACGACCGGCTTCGATCGTAGCTGCCTTGATGTATCCCGCTTGAGTCGTCTGAAGGCC is part of the Blastopirellula sediminis genome and harbors:
- the rplF gene encoding 50S ribosomal protein L6, with protein sequence MSRLGKKPVAIPEKVTVSVADRVINVEGPLGKLSYEHRPEVSVTVNSDANEVVVAAEGDSRDAKAFHGLTRALVSNMLEGVSKGYEKRLEIVGVGYLAAIAGDVLQMRVGYANEIHKKIPSDLAVSCPDQTHVVIKGIDKQRVGQFAAECRSARKPEPYKGKGVRYQGEQIKLKPGKAASK
- the rpsE gene encoding 30S ribosomal protein S5, translated to MEKVVKIKRCAAVVKGGRRFSFAAMVVCGDGKGKVGCGYGKANEVPPSVEKAVKQAERSLSTVNVVNGSIPHKVVGRYGAGKVVLVPARPGTGIIAGASVRAVCEAVGIHDVLTKSFGSTNPVILVKATIEGLKQLRTRDDIQRLRGVAL
- the rplX gene encoding 50S ribosomal protein L24; translation: MLIKVNDRVEIIAGEYRSRPAKGADKVVQGRVLKVLPSAGKVVVEGVNKMYKHVKPSQRNPQGGRLLREAPIQMSNVMYVCSACGKRTRLGSKLLDSGVKVRVCKKCNADQGEIAPARKSK
- the rplP gene encoding 50S ribosomal protein L16, with product MIPMSRMPRRVKHRKSQRRRIRGNATRGNTVVLGDYGLQTTQAGYIKAATIEAGRIAAQQYVRGIGRLFIRIFPQKSVTSRPLETRMGKGKGEVDYWAAVVKPGTILYELSGVTEEQARICLARVAHKMPVRCRFVRKRPDLLTAAEA
- the rplN gene encoding 50S ribosomal protein L14, yielding MIQQETRLSVADNTGAKEVMCIKVLGGTRKRTAGLGDVIICSVKEVIAGADVKKKAVVRAVIVRVKKPTRRADGSYIRFDSNAVVIVDKDGNPRGTRIFGAVARELRDKKFMRIVSLANEVL
- the rplR gene encoding 50S ribosomal protein L18, with translation MNHEKFINKQRLRRRRHNRKKVRGTAERPRLTVFRANANIYCQLIDDERGVTLASASTRDKDLRSDVAGGNCDAAASVGKAIAGKAAAAGITQVCFDRGHYRYIGRLAALADAAREAGLQF
- the rpsH gene encoding 30S ribosomal protein S8 codes for the protein MMTDPIADMLTRIRNAVRVEHPHVEMPASKVKQGVADVLKREGYIWDWEVIEAEPANQIRLELKYGPNGERVIQSIRRVSKPGRRIYSKGRDLAPVLDGLGISVISTSQGVISDREARQKNVGGEVLCEVW
- a CDS encoding type Z 30S ribosomal protein S14 is translated as MASKSKIAKAKREPKFSSRSERRCNLCGRPRAVYRKFGVCRICIRKLADRGLIPGLRKASW
- the rpsQ gene encoding 30S ribosomal protein S17, whose translation is MPKKVLVGKVTSDKMDKTRRVEITRRLRHPLYGKYYSRRMVCHVHDENNESGLGDMVEIIESRPLSKTKRWALVRIIEKSRDVDVAALKAAREHAAENLATES
- the rplO gene encoding 50S ribosomal protein L15; the protein is MDFNEVHSGVQKNRKRKRIGRGPGSGHGKTSGRGHKGAKSRAGYSRNPIFQGGTMPLVRRVPKRGFFNQFAPTVVAINVADLEREFAAGEEVTPDTLRAKGLAKRRYDELKVLGTGDLTKKLTVSAHRFSESAKQKIEAAGGSCVIIPGKTPVEEKKKAAREAKK
- the rplE gene encoding 50S ribosomal protein L5, which gives rise to MKPRLQEKYENEVLPALAEKLGRTNRLSLPRLQKIVVNMGVGTAVSEKKHVDEAVSAMAEFTGQKPLVCRARKSIANFRLREGMPIGCKVTLRRQRMYEFLDRLVSLALPQVRDFRGISPKCFDGNGNYTFGISEQLVFPELNPDKYMRPQGMDITFVCSTKNDAESLELLTLLGLPFSKDAKRKVKKKSKAPVRR
- the rpmC gene encoding 50S ribosomal protein L29; amino-acid sequence: MNANELREMSDDQLVATLKDAAESIFRLKMQAQTERLDAPTELRRRRRLIARIKTIQNERVRAAASAS
- the secY gene encoding preprotein translocase subunit SecY; the encoded protein is MWEKIRVIFTVPELRKRILLTLFLLAIYRVGWQITLPMVDADAIARQSAEQNDTFSQFLQQVSVFSASSLQQMTIFGLGIMPYISASIIFQLLGTVYKPIEDLQKEGETGRKKINEYTRYATVVLCLIQSFVYVRMMLLPGADGETIVNSAFWVSADNPTLTLGWQFVAVMIMTSGTIFLMWLGEQIDEYGIGNGISLLIMAGIVAQMPMAGLDLLENSTFQLTNFSPGEYGLETIITLVVLFVLVVAGVVFITQAQRKIPTQSAKHVRGRKVYGGTKQFLPLRINQAGVMPIIFASSLLMFPQIIFQALASWTGNSVYDELARSFGQGSSFIYNLCYIVMIYFFCYFWTAITFNPKDVSDNLRNFGSFIPGYRPGRRTAEYLEKVMVRITYVGASFLVVIAIIPTLISSGMGVSPMIASFYGGTGLLIAVSVAFDLVQKIDSHLVMRNYKGLLEA